The Nitrospira sp. genome contains a region encoding:
- a CDS encoding class I SAM-dependent methyltransferase: MNAASALQEASSICPCGTLEPPSEVFHTPTRRYVQCPTCELVFLSPRPARESVEDYFRESYDGDYGAVEALDDRQPVFRSVLKHLSSYRSPSGTLLDIGCGDGGFLLLCREGGWNCSGIELSKQAALRAAQKGFPMLPPHTLGDGEQVPRFDVVTLINVLETVADPSVMLQQASNLLTPKGLMLVRATNGVFHLSMRNPARWIGSQYDQAFHWYLYTARALTTLMERAGLSIISLRNSRPSRGPLSPVHPWVSRLKWTVSRTVLWPLSQTVYYVTSGRLLCAPSFEIVAQRPG, from the coding sequence ATGAACGCGGCAAGCGCTCTCCAAGAAGCTTCCAGCATATGTCCCTGCGGAACTCTGGAACCGCCGTCCGAGGTATTTCACACTCCAACCAGGCGGTATGTTCAGTGTCCCACGTGTGAGCTCGTGTTTCTCTCTCCTCGCCCGGCACGCGAGTCAGTCGAAGACTATTTTCGTGAAAGCTACGATGGTGATTATGGAGCCGTCGAAGCCTTAGATGATCGTCAGCCGGTGTTTCGAAGTGTGTTGAAGCACCTGTCTTCGTATCGATCGCCCTCAGGTACCCTGCTTGATATCGGGTGTGGAGATGGAGGGTTCCTGTTGCTCTGTCGAGAGGGCGGATGGAACTGCTCGGGAATCGAACTATCCAAACAGGCCGCGCTTCGAGCCGCGCAGAAGGGGTTCCCTATGTTACCGCCCCACACGCTTGGGGATGGTGAACAGGTGCCGCGATTCGATGTCGTGACCTTGATCAACGTGCTGGAAACCGTGGCCGACCCGTCAGTCATGCTTCAGCAAGCGAGCAACCTCCTCACACCGAAGGGACTGATGCTGGTGCGCGCGACAAACGGAGTGTTCCATCTATCGATGCGGAACCCCGCTCGCTGGATCGGCTCCCAATATGACCAAGCCTTCCATTGGTATCTTTACACTGCCAGAGCGCTGACGACCTTGATGGAACGAGCCGGGCTCAGCATCATCAGCCTGCGCAATTCCAGGCCCAGCCGAGGTCCCTTGTCTCCCGTGCACCCATGGGTGAGCCGATTGAAATGGACAGTCAGCCGAACAGTACTGTGGCCGCTATCTCAGACTGTGTACTACGTAACGAGCGGTCGTCTCCTGTGCGCTCCCTCGTTTGAAATCGTCGCTCAGCGACCAGGATAG
- a CDS encoding DegT/DnrJ/EryC1/StrS family aminotransferase → MIPHSRPSIEADDIRAAVEVLQSRQLAQGGIVEQFEQGMAAYFGLAGGVAMTSGTAALEVALRVLGIGPGDEVLIPSYVCAAPMLATERVGARPRLVDIELETFNIDPSAARAAVTTKTKALIVPHLFGLPANLTALQEVGIPIIEDCAQTLGAAEQGRSVGSVGLLTICSFYATKLLCTGEGGMVLSRDEGLLERARRLREYDETPSLRPGSTNLKMTNLQAAIGLAQLGRLGSFLERRKWLAHDYRTSLTNAELVQPIVPTGYTHAYYRFVVRLPGMAEHIDGLNKVIARFEAHGIQCRKPVFRSLHRYLGLDGFPSAEEAERTALSIPLFPAMTDEEVAQVHVALRSEWS, encoded by the coding sequence ATGATTCCTCATTCACGACCTTCCATCGAAGCGGACGACATTCGTGCGGCGGTTGAGGTGCTTCAGTCTCGGCAGCTTGCTCAAGGAGGTATCGTCGAGCAGTTTGAGCAAGGAATGGCGGCGTATTTCGGCCTGGCCGGTGGGGTTGCGATGACGTCTGGAACGGCCGCATTGGAGGTCGCCCTTCGAGTATTGGGAATCGGGCCGGGCGATGAGGTGCTCATCCCAAGTTACGTCTGTGCTGCGCCGATGCTGGCAACCGAACGTGTCGGAGCCAGGCCCCGGTTAGTGGACATCGAACTGGAGACATTCAATATCGATCCGTCGGCTGCGCGCGCCGCCGTGACCACGAAGACCAAAGCGTTGATTGTCCCGCATCTGTTCGGTCTGCCTGCCAATCTGACGGCGCTTCAGGAGGTGGGAATTCCCATCATCGAGGACTGTGCGCAAACACTGGGGGCAGCAGAGCAGGGGAGGTCCGTAGGGTCGGTTGGGCTGTTGACCATCTGTTCGTTCTATGCCACGAAGCTGCTCTGCACAGGTGAGGGTGGCATGGTGTTATCGCGGGATGAAGGCTTGTTGGAACGGGCCCGGAGACTCAGAGAGTATGACGAAACACCATCCCTCCGCCCTGGGTCGACAAATTTAAAGATGACGAATCTCCAGGCAGCGATCGGTTTGGCGCAGCTGGGACGGTTAGGGTCTTTCCTTGAGCGACGTAAATGGCTGGCTCATGATTACCGAACGTCGCTGACGAACGCAGAATTGGTTCAGCCGATCGTACCGACCGGGTACACCCATGCCTACTATCGTTTTGTCGTGCGCCTGCCTGGGATGGCAGAGCACATAGACGGACTGAATAAGGTGATCGCTCGATTTGAGGCTCATGGCATCCAATGTCGGAAGCCGGTGTTCCGTTCGCTTCATCGCTATCTTGGATTGGATGGGTTTCCCTCCGCAGAAGAGGCAGAACGGACCGCACTCTCCATCCCACTGTTTCCGGCGATGACCGACGAGGAAGTGGCCCAGGTGCATGTGGCTTTACGGTCGGAGTGGTCATGA
- a CDS encoding WbqC family protein, producing the protein MRVTIHQPQFLPWLGYLDKIDQADLFIVLDTVQFKKNEWQNRNRIRTAQGWQWLTVPVLHHFGQRIDEVRINPTSEWKAQHLRALEMHYAKAPYRHHYLAQLRELYSEPWTKLSDLNKAVVQWLLKAYGITTPVQNASDHLSREEPTDRLIDLCRAVGATQYLAGPGAEHYMDTPRFEASGIRLEMQAFKHPIYRQMYEPFEPNLSALDLLLLQGAGALATVRGVQSGARYLMTA; encoded by the coding sequence ATGCGCGTCACCATTCATCAACCACAGTTCTTGCCCTGGCTTGGGTACCTGGACAAGATCGATCAAGCCGACCTCTTTATCGTGCTGGATACTGTGCAGTTCAAGAAAAATGAGTGGCAAAATCGCAATCGCATTCGGACCGCTCAGGGATGGCAATGGCTGACCGTGCCGGTCCTGCATCATTTTGGTCAGCGCATCGACGAGGTGCGGATTAATCCGACTTCCGAATGGAAGGCTCAACACCTCCGGGCGTTGGAGATGCATTACGCCAAGGCTCCCTACCGGCATCACTATCTAGCCCAGTTGCGGGAGCTCTACTCGGAGCCGTGGACCAAGCTGAGCGATCTCAACAAGGCTGTCGTGCAATGGCTACTCAAGGCCTACGGGATTACCACACCGGTGCAGAACGCATCCGATCATCTGTCCCGTGAAGAGCCGACGGATCGGCTGATCGATCTGTGCCGGGCGGTGGGTGCGACGCAGTACCTCGCCGGGCCAGGGGCCGAGCACTACATGGACACACCACGATTTGAGGCTTCCGGCATTCGACTTGAAATGCAAGCGTTCAAACACCCGATCTATCGCCAGATGTACGAGCCGTTTGAACCGAATCTGTCTGCACTCGACCTGTTGTTGCTACAAGGGGCTGGGGCACTCGCGACGGTACGCGGTGTGCAATCGGGGGCTCGCTATCTGATGACCGCATAG
- a CDS encoding undecaprenyl/decaprenyl-phosphate alpha-N-acetylglucosaminyl 1-phosphate transferase, protein MKATQSDLAIPFTATTWRWITPLISGAALGTVALAIPAVRDLFQLEGLRWLYIFLFAFLGTGALTPLMVWIGHHWNLVDQPTDRKIHVTPTPRLGGIALYAGFVGSILLNSIVLDWMVAILAAGSLLLVIGVLDDIRELPASVKLLGQLLAAGIVIASGKALTLFPAGLPGDMANIFLTLLWIVGITNAFNFFDGMDGLATGLAVLMAGFMGVVAFETNQAGLGWLAIAMIGAGLGFLPYNFRGAKPAVIFLGDGGSTFIGFTLACLAVKGNWADSSPIVSFSNPLLIFGVLIYDMIHITVERIVTGKVKSVKDWLDYVGKDHLHHRLERALGSRQASVAMIFLFTICLGLAALALRQAGTMEAVVLLIQAGLIAAMITVLEVSGRRL, encoded by the coding sequence ATGAAGGCAACCCAATCGGACCTGGCAATTCCGTTTACAGCCACCACCTGGCGCTGGATTACTCCGCTGATTTCCGGCGCGGCGCTAGGCACCGTCGCGCTGGCGATTCCCGCTGTTCGAGACCTCTTCCAGCTTGAGGGCCTCCGGTGGCTCTATATTTTTCTGTTTGCGTTTCTTGGAACCGGAGCCCTGACGCCGTTGATGGTATGGATCGGCCATCACTGGAATCTCGTCGATCAACCGACCGATCGAAAGATTCATGTGACTCCGACTCCGCGACTTGGCGGCATTGCCCTGTATGCCGGCTTCGTCGGATCGATACTCCTCAACTCCATCGTACTTGATTGGATGGTGGCGATTCTGGCGGCTGGATCTCTCCTGCTGGTCATCGGCGTGCTTGACGATATTCGCGAGTTGCCGGCTTCAGTCAAGCTGCTTGGCCAATTGCTGGCGGCCGGAATCGTCATCGCTTCAGGGAAGGCATTGACGCTCTTTCCCGCGGGACTGCCTGGTGACATGGCCAATATCTTTCTGACGCTGCTCTGGATCGTTGGAATTACGAATGCATTCAACTTCTTCGACGGCATGGATGGATTGGCCACCGGTCTTGCCGTTCTGATGGCGGGGTTCATGGGCGTCGTCGCGTTTGAGACGAACCAAGCGGGGCTGGGTTGGCTCGCGATTGCGATGATCGGAGCAGGCCTTGGGTTTCTGCCGTATAATTTTCGAGGGGCAAAACCGGCCGTCATTTTCTTAGGTGACGGCGGATCGACCTTCATTGGATTCACATTGGCCTGTTTGGCCGTGAAGGGAAACTGGGCCGATTCCAGCCCGATTGTCTCCTTCAGCAATCCGCTGCTGATCTTCGGAGTGCTCATCTACGACATGATTCACATCACGGTGGAGCGTATCGTAACCGGAAAGGTCAAATCCGTGAAAGATTGGCTGGACTATGTGGGAAAAGACCATCTACATCATCGTCTGGAGCGCGCTCTTGGCTCGCGTCAGGCCAGTGTCGCCATGATTTTCCTCTTCACGATCTGTCTTGGGCTGGCGGCGCTGGCCCTTCGGCAGGCCGGCACGATGGAGGCGGTGGTCCTGCTCATTCAAGCCGGCTTGATTGCCGCGATGATCACCGTCCTGGAAGTCAGCGGTCGCCGCCTCTAA
- a CDS encoding DUF2974 domain-containing protein, protein MATTLEYALLAGVSYRSTRTQVNRFSAPTGWSEIQNSHRNLNDSGFEAISFQSGNDIVLSFAGTDPTDLLGDIAANIGLAAGVGSVQLLQAAEYYLQVQAANPNATITFTGHSLGGGLAALMGVFFGEQAVTFDQAPFANFAELSLIPPDVAANLKASLLASGYTKADLALVFSLGRSAT, encoded by the coding sequence ATGGCAACGACTCTTGAGTACGCATTATTGGCGGGCGTTTCATATCGTTCAACGCGAACCCAAGTAAATCGCTTTTCAGCACCAACAGGGTGGAGTGAAATTCAGAATTCACATCGAAATTTGAACGATAGTGGCTTTGAAGCCATCTCCTTCCAAAGTGGCAACGACATCGTGCTCTCCTTTGCCGGCACCGATCCGACCGATCTGTTAGGCGATATCGCAGCGAATATCGGGTTGGCCGCTGGGGTGGGCTCCGTGCAGCTTTTGCAGGCGGCCGAATACTATCTGCAAGTTCAGGCGGCGAATCCCAACGCCACCATTACGTTTACGGGCCACAGTTTGGGCGGAGGGTTGGCGGCCCTGATGGGTGTGTTCTTCGGCGAACAGGCGGTGACCTTCGATCAAGCACCATTCGCCAACTTCGCAGAACTGAGCCTAATACCACCGGATGTGGCGGCGAATCTGAAAGCAAGCTTGCTTGCCAGTGGCTATACGAAAGCTGACCTCGCGCTAGTATTCAGCTTGGGAAGGAGTGCGACATGA
- a CDS encoding glycosyltransferase family 4 protein, translated as MNILLLAEVSAQRVIGGAERVLRNQALGLAALGHRVELLARAPENEPEGVIEVDGLREWRYPVSRRHEAAFLWSSVRRSVEYFDRLRATEPLDAVIVHQSMAGLGPILSRRHAASRWIYICHSLAHEEYGTRQAPARSTITSLRRHANLRGRRSVEHAVMSRCHRVVVLSQFMRQRVIGTHGISADRIGLIPGAVDPQAFMPSGERNFARAALNLPDNHTVLFTVRNLVPRMGLENLLSAIQMLNTAEHRFVLVIGGEGPLREHLQADIRRKRLQDVVRLAGFIPESQLRQYYQAADLVLMPSLQLEGFGLVMVEALACGTPVLGTPVGAIPEVLNQVDPILVAQGADGRSIAEALERVLRRLQEPGEAVRLAKKGRALIEHRYNWTQHCTELVRMLDNPMAFRMAA; from the coding sequence ATGAACATACTATTACTGGCCGAAGTCTCGGCACAACGCGTGATCGGCGGGGCGGAGCGCGTGCTGCGCAATCAAGCTTTGGGGTTGGCAGCGCTCGGACATCGGGTGGAGTTGCTCGCGCGAGCTCCGGAGAATGAGCCGGAAGGCGTGATCGAGGTGGATGGTCTCCGGGAATGGCGGTATCCCGTCAGCCGGAGGCATGAAGCGGCGTTTCTCTGGTCCTCGGTGCGCCGATCGGTCGAGTACTTCGACCGTCTCCGCGCAACCGAACCGCTGGATGCCGTCATCGTGCATCAGTCCATGGCCGGACTCGGACCGATTCTGTCGCGCCGCCATGCGGCGTCACGATGGATCTATATTTGCCACTCTCTCGCTCACGAGGAATATGGGACGAGACAGGCTCCGGCTCGATCGACCATCACGAGCTTGCGTCGACATGCCAATCTTCGAGGCAGGCGCTCGGTGGAACACGCAGTCATGTCCCGATGCCACCGTGTGGTGGTCCTCAGTCAGTTCATGCGCCAGCGGGTGATAGGCACGCACGGGATCTCGGCCGATCGCATAGGACTGATTCCTGGAGCGGTCGATCCGCAAGCCTTTATGCCTTCAGGAGAGCGGAACTTCGCAAGAGCCGCGCTCAACCTGCCGGACAACCACACGGTCCTCTTCACGGTTCGCAATCTCGTGCCGAGGATGGGGTTGGAAAATTTGCTCAGTGCGATACAGATGTTGAATACCGCCGAGCACCGATTCGTGCTGGTGATCGGGGGAGAAGGCCCGCTCCGTGAACACCTTCAAGCGGACATTCGGCGAAAAAGGTTGCAGGACGTTGTACGCCTCGCCGGATTCATTCCAGAATCCCAACTCCGTCAATACTATCAGGCAGCCGATCTTGTGTTGATGCCGAGTCTTCAGTTGGAGGGGTTTGGGTTGGTGATGGTTGAGGCTCTGGCCTGTGGAACACCGGTCCTGGGGACGCCGGTTGGCGCCATTCCTGAAGTCTTGAACCAGGTCGACCCCATCTTGGTTGCTCAAGGGGCGGATGGTCGTTCGATTGCTGAGGCCCTTGAACGGGTCTTGAGACGTTTGCAGGAACCGGGTGAGGCGGTTCGCCTGGCGAAAAAGGGGCGAGCTCTGATCGAGCATCGCTACAATTGGACACAACATTGTACCGAGTTAGTCAGAATGTTGGACAACCCAATGGCGTTTCGGATGGCTGCGTAG
- the asnB gene encoding asparagine synthase (glutamine-hydrolyzing), with amino-acid sequence MCGICGVIGQNDGTAVHAMLGRLVHRGPDEEGVYRQSGIALGVRRLRVIDPEGGRQPVSNETGTVWAIMNGEIYNYRELRKELLNRGHHLTNQCDTEVLVHLYEDEGFEAFRRLRGMFAIALWDQERRCAWLIRDRLGIKPLYYAIRCPEAGGERCVVFSSEIPSLLEALPDWQLCPESIAEYLTHLYIPGSATAVAGVQQLRPGQALKVSDGRTELLRYYRLEDELHHDGQWTSQDAVPEVLRAFEETVHAHLVSDVPLGLFLSGGLDSASLLAVMAKYQTDPIKTFTIGYEHPADQSFSELESARFLAAHFKTTHTETILKPDAVALIEKVVEGMGEPFADSSAIPTYLVSEIARQTVTVALSGIGGDELFGGYPRYLGMRTAAQYQRLPLKLRERIAQWSASIGERGTSRDHAARLKRFLQGGHLPLPEQYRRWTTFIPAEWDGTLWGDQLEAMFAGERPRGLADELFDQWPSTDPMNCAMGVDLQSYLPDDLLRMGDRMSMVHSLELRVPFCDQQLVTAALRVPSSMRFAGWRLKGFMRRMLRGILPDRILHAPKQGFMVPMARWLREDLREMAHDLLSDDVIRKRGYVKPRYVQWLWEEHDAGRRNCSDQLYALIVLELWHRRVRAGSHDRTEVVASA; translated from the coding sequence ATGTGCGGAATTTGCGGAGTCATAGGACAGAATGACGGCACGGCGGTCCACGCAATGCTTGGAAGACTGGTCCATCGTGGTCCGGACGAGGAAGGAGTCTATCGGCAATCTGGAATCGCGCTTGGCGTGCGGAGACTTCGAGTGATCGATCCGGAAGGTGGCCGGCAACCGGTCAGCAATGAGACGGGTACCGTGTGGGCCATCATGAACGGCGAGATCTACAACTACCGAGAATTGCGGAAAGAGCTGTTGAACAGAGGGCACCACCTGACGAATCAGTGTGATACGGAAGTCCTGGTCCATTTGTATGAAGATGAAGGGTTCGAGGCGTTTCGCCGATTGCGAGGCATGTTTGCCATTGCCTTGTGGGATCAGGAGCGTCGCTGCGCATGGTTGATCCGTGATCGTCTTGGCATCAAACCGCTGTACTATGCGATCCGCTGCCCCGAAGCCGGTGGGGAAAGGTGCGTGGTATTTTCATCGGAGATTCCCTCATTACTCGAGGCCTTGCCCGATTGGCAGCTCTGTCCCGAAAGCATCGCCGAATATTTGACGCATTTATACATACCGGGATCTGCCACGGCTGTCGCCGGCGTGCAACAGCTGCGTCCCGGTCAAGCGTTGAAGGTATCGGATGGACGTACAGAATTGCTGCGCTACTATCGTCTGGAGGATGAGCTTCACCATGACGGCCAGTGGACGAGCCAGGATGCCGTACCGGAAGTCTTACGCGCGTTTGAGGAGACAGTGCATGCTCATCTCGTGAGCGATGTGCCCTTGGGATTATTCCTCTCAGGCGGCCTCGACTCCGCGTCCCTCTTGGCTGTCATGGCCAAATACCAGACAGACCCCATCAAGACCTTCACGATCGGATATGAGCATCCTGCCGATCAATCGTTCAGTGAACTGGAATCGGCGCGCTTTCTGGCTGCTCATTTCAAGACAACCCATACCGAAACGATTCTGAAACCGGATGCGGTTGCCCTTATCGAGAAGGTGGTCGAGGGGATGGGCGAGCCATTCGCCGACTCATCGGCCATTCCGACCTATTTGGTGTCTGAAATCGCTCGGCAAACCGTCACGGTTGCGCTCTCGGGGATCGGTGGAGACGAACTCTTCGGTGGGTATCCTCGATATCTTGGCATGCGCACCGCCGCACAGTATCAACGCCTCCCACTGAAGCTCCGTGAACGGATAGCTCAATGGAGTGCATCCATTGGCGAGCGAGGAACCAGCCGCGATCACGCTGCCCGCCTGAAACGATTTCTCCAGGGTGGCCATCTCCCGCTTCCAGAGCAGTACCGCCGGTGGACCACGTTTATTCCTGCTGAATGGGACGGCACTCTCTGGGGGGACCAATTGGAGGCCATGTTTGCCGGTGAGAGGCCGCGAGGACTTGCCGACGAGTTGTTCGACCAGTGGCCCTCAACCGATCCCATGAATTGTGCCATGGGCGTGGACCTACAGAGCTATCTGCCGGATGATCTCCTGCGCATGGGGGATCGAATGAGCATGGTGCATTCGCTCGAGCTGCGCGTTCCATTTTGCGACCAGCAACTGGTGACCGCAGCGCTGCGGGTCCCGTCTTCGATGCGGTTTGCCGGTTGGCGCTTGAAAGGATTCATGCGTCGAATGCTGCGAGGGATCCTGCCGGATCGGATTCTTCATGCACCCAAGCAAGGGTTCATGGTGCCGATGGCTCGATGGCTTCGAGAGGACCTTCGTGAGATGGCACACGACCTATTATCGGATGATGTGATCAGGAAACGAGGCTATGTGAAACCGCGCTACGTACAATGGCTATGGGAAGAGCATGACGCCGGCCGTCGAAACTGTTCGGATCAACTCTACGCACTGATCGTGCTGGAACTCTGGCATCGACGGGTGCGTGCCGGTTCCCATGACAGAACGGAGGTCGTGGCGAGCGCATGA
- a CDS encoding glycosyltransferase family 4 protein: MAAHKVVHIITRLDQGGSARNTMLTVLGQDRTQFEPVVIAGEARTWDAQGGVAATMENLRLLEKESIRYYVVPSLVRHISPGSDVIALWKLVSLLRQERPRVVHTHTSKAGVLGRLAAWIMGVPAIVHTPHGHVFYGHFGSVASWVFLQIERALARITDYLIGLTTAETREHLERGVGRADRFAVIPSGIDIHRFKNARMEGRLVPDWFGCPPDATVIGSVGWLTDIKGHRFLVDAVALLQHEYPQLHLVIVGSGDQRDALLNRAQERGISHCVHCVGYREDIEVCLVGMDCFVLPSLNEGMGRALIEAMAAGLPVIASRVGGIPALIEDGKNGLLVPPGNGAALAGAIRRVLNDPVWAGELGTRAMQRVGASHGIPAMVRAIESVYREAAVGHV, encoded by the coding sequence ATGGCAGCTCACAAGGTCGTGCACATCATTACTCGGCTTGATCAAGGGGGTTCTGCTCGGAACACCATGCTGACAGTATTAGGGCAAGATCGCACCCAGTTCGAACCGGTTGTGATCGCAGGTGAAGCGCGCACCTGGGACGCTCAGGGGGGAGTGGCGGCGACCATGGAGAATCTTCGGCTCTTAGAGAAGGAGTCGATTCGTTACTACGTCGTCCCGTCGCTGGTTCGTCACATCAGCCCAGGGTCCGATGTCATTGCACTCTGGAAGCTAGTCTCCCTGTTGCGACAGGAACGGCCCCGCGTCGTGCACACACACACATCTAAGGCAGGAGTGTTGGGACGGTTGGCTGCTTGGATCATGGGGGTTCCGGCGATCGTTCATACTCCGCACGGGCATGTCTTCTACGGCCATTTTGGATCGGTGGCTTCGTGGGTGTTTCTTCAGATCGAACGAGCGTTGGCTAGGATCACCGATTACTTGATTGGGCTCACCACCGCAGAAACACGTGAACATCTTGAGCGGGGTGTAGGACGGGCCGATCGCTTTGCCGTGATTCCAAGCGGGATCGACATCCACCGTTTCAAGAATGCTCGTATGGAAGGACGACTGGTGCCTGATTGGTTCGGTTGTCCACCGGACGCAACAGTCATCGGTTCCGTGGGTTGGCTGACCGATATCAAGGGGCATCGATTCTTAGTCGATGCGGTGGCCCTTTTGCAACACGAGTATCCCCAGCTGCATCTCGTCATTGTCGGCAGCGGCGATCAGCGAGACGCGCTGCTGAATCGGGCGCAGGAGCGTGGAATCAGCCACTGCGTGCATTGTGTCGGTTATCGAGAGGATATCGAGGTTTGTCTGGTAGGCATGGATTGTTTCGTATTGCCGTCGCTCAATGAAGGGATGGGGCGGGCGTTGATCGAAGCGATGGCAGCGGGGCTTCCCGTGATAGCCAGCCGAGTAGGCGGGATTCCCGCTCTCATTGAGGATGGGAAGAACGGCCTCCTTGTTCCCCCGGGAAATGGTGCAGCGTTGGCCGGTGCGATACGGCGTGTACTGAATGATCCCGTGTGGGCAGGTGAGCTTGGAACAAGGGCGATGCAACGCGTCGGAGCGAGCCACGGTATCCCGGCTATGGTCCGAGCCATCGAGTCGGTCTACAGAGAGGCTGCGGTCGGTCATGTGTAA
- a CDS encoding PIG-L family deacetylase has protein sequence MRSTDLKEPMRILALGAHPDDIEVGCGGTLIKYAENGHRIFLMVMTQGGAGGQTAVRKQEQERSAKLLQAEEVFWGGYKDTEVPLGRELIQTVEEIVRKIEPHFIFVHYHDDTHQDHRHLAMSTITATRYTKNVLFYEGPTTQNFTPTVFVDIQQALDRKIQSLEAHASQVKKTNIEGLSIADLVRSSAHFRGIQGRVRTAEGFLPLRLFINIGV, from the coding sequence ATGAGGAGCACCGATCTCAAAGAACCAATGCGCATTCTCGCACTGGGGGCGCATCCGGACGATATCGAAGTAGGATGCGGCGGGACATTGATCAAGTATGCTGAGAACGGCCATCGCATTTTTCTCATGGTAATGACACAAGGCGGAGCCGGTGGTCAGACAGCGGTGCGCAAGCAGGAGCAAGAGCGGTCGGCCAAATTACTTCAAGCCGAAGAAGTGTTCTGGGGAGGCTATAAGGATACAGAAGTTCCCCTCGGGCGCGAGCTGATCCAAACCGTCGAAGAGATTGTGCGAAAGATCGAACCGCATTTTATTTTTGTTCATTACCACGATGATACACATCAAGACCATCGGCATTTGGCAATGAGTACAATTACCGCCACACGATACACGAAGAACGTTCTGTTCTATGAAGGGCCGACCACGCAAAATTTTACACCGACGGTCTTTGTGGATATTCAGCAGGCGTTGGATCGAAAAATTCAGTCGTTGGAAGCGCATGCCTCGCAAGTGAAGAAGACGAATATCGAAGGGCTGAGCATTGCGGATCTGGTCAGGTCGTCGGCACATTTTCGCGGTATCCAAGGCCGCGTGCGGACGGCGGAGGGATTTCTCCCTCTGCGATTGTTTATCAACATTGGGGTCTGA